Proteins from a single region of Gossypium arboreum isolate Shixiya-1 chromosome 1, ASM2569848v2, whole genome shotgun sequence:
- the LOC128280450 gene encoding uncharacterized mitochondrial protein AtMg00860-like, whose protein sequence is MSVSALSGTILREKQLYAKFSKCGFWLLEVTFLGHVVSAEGIQVDPRKIEVVLDWKPPKTVLEIPNFLGLARYHRRFVEGFSLIAVPLTKLLRKGVPFNWTDVQQESFEKLKKVLTEALVLI, encoded by the exons atGAGTGTTTCAGCCTTATCTGGAACG attctgagggagaaacaactgtacgccaagttcagtaagtgtgggTTCTGGTTGCTAGAGGTAACATTtttaggtcatgtggtatctgctgaaggGATTCAGGTTgatcctcggaaaattgaagttgttctggattggaagccgccTAAGACTGTATTAGAGATTCCCAATTTTCTAGGACTGGCAAGATATCATCGAcgatttgttgaggggttttcattgattgctgtACCTCTGACGAAGTTGTTGCGTAAGGGTGTGCCGTTTAACTGGACCGATGTACAACAAGAGAGTTTTGAAaagcttaagaaagttctgactgaggcccttGTCTTGATAtaa